AACCGTAACACGGATGGAAGCACTGACTACGGAGTTTTACAGATCAACAGCCGCTGGTGGTGCGATGACGGCAGGACCCCAAGGGCCAAGAACCTGTGTGGTATCTCATGCTCAGGTGAGCTCAGGTTCCACAGGCAACACCGTGACGGGCTGCCTTTTCATATTCCCATTGCAAATGAGCAAAGGTTGGTGGCAGCCTTGGCTTTAGAAACATTGCGGAACAGAGTTCAAACTCACCCTTCCACCTTTCAAAAGGGAGATCTGCACCATGGTCGTGCACATGTGAGAGGAAAGCATTTCTAAACAGCAGGAACTGTATTCTCCTGCTTACCCATCTTATTGTTTCTAGAGTAAAGAGGTTTCCACAGAACACATTTATTAATTAGTAGTGACACTAACACCCagaaatttttctttgaagGTAGTGAGAGCTTGACTTCTTGCAAAAGGCTGGCCCAAATGACCTCTTGCAGCCTGGTTTATTTTGTATAATCTCTGGATTTGCTTCATCGGTCTTACTCTTGCATTCTGATAGTTGCAAGTTGCCAGAGAGAAGTTCTTTGATTTTCCTtagaaaacagagaacagagaaattgCCACACATCTCAAGCCTTCAGTTCTTGTTGCTTGATATAATGTCTTACCAAAGAAGGTGATGCACtctatataaatatgtattcaaaaatatatatgaaaacaaataaaactgatgTTGCTTCCTGTCTCCTTTTTTAAGCACTAATGAGATCAGACATAACAGAAACTGTGAAGTGTGCAAAGAGGATTGTCAGCGATGGAAATGGCATGAACGCATGGTAGGTTTTGGTGGGTTAAAGAACTGAGCTGCACTTGTAGAACACGGACaattaacaaaaggaaaagcattttaaattaatcagCTTAGAAAGAACAAGCAAATCATATCAGCCCCTTGCGTACATATTTCAATTCAAAGCATATAAGAACAGTAGCTAAAAAGAGCATTGGTGCAAATTGCAGCTGTGGCATCCTTGACATTCTACAAACCCTGATACACACCAAACTCTTCATAACTAGCAGGGCACAAATATTGTCTCAGTTTTCCATTCCCCAAACTTTTAGTATTGAAGTGCAAAATAAATGACCTACAACATACATGTAActggctttgtttttgctggctgcagggcaaaGGGTCGAGTCATCCTGACCTGCTTTTACACAGCCCACATGCTCTAATTAGAACTGACACTCTCAAAGAATAGAGTGCATAGACCAGTCCAACCTATAGTCTTAGGTGTGCTCTCATTTCTCAATCAGGAATGCTTAATTGTGCCTCTCTCTTTGGGGAAGTAGCAGAGTATTTGATATATATCCTGGCCTTTTGCAGAATTTGGCTGTTTATCTAAGCCGGGGTTACTAAATCCCACCAGCGCCGACTTTCGAGCTTGCTGTCATTAATTGCCCTGATCTTCCTCCGTCCAGGGTCGCGTGGCGCAACCGTTGCAAAGGCACAGACGTCTCCCAGTGGATCAGAGGCTGCAGGCTATGAGGTGCGAGTGCTCAGCGGAGGTTCTCAACAGCGGGCACGCCGAGCAAACTGGTTCTTCAAGGCGCTTGTTGCAGTCCGTGATCCAAACAAAATCCAGCATTCCTACAACGCAGCTCATTTGTGAAGCCGATGCTTTACTCCTTGCAGATGCAAGGGGTTCGTTTCCACCCACCCGCCCCGTTTGCCCCCGATGCAGCTTGAACAGCcagctgctggttttgctgtACGTAGGCACGAGCAGGAAGCCGATCTATCTGAAATCTCGCCGCTAGGTTTTGCTGCTGCACACTAGCACGATGCTACTTGCTTGGCAGTTTTAAGTGCattcatcattaaaaaatatctgcaaacgGCTGTGTTTTGGTCAGCGTGCTTTTTGATCACTAGTGCTGCTAGGGATTGtgatctggtccaaccatcccccagCACCGCTGTCACCCACCGAACCccgtccccaggcaccacgtccagcccctcctggagcacccccagggacggtgactccgccacctccctgggcagccggtcccagtgc
The nucleotide sequence above comes from Oxyura jamaicensis isolate SHBP4307 breed ruddy duck chromosome 1, BPBGC_Ojam_1.0, whole genome shotgun sequence. Encoded proteins:
- the LYZ gene encoding lysozyme C — encoded protein: MKALLTLMFCLLPLAAQGKVYGRCELAAAMKRLGLDNYRGYSLGNWVCAAKFESNFNTQATNRNTDGSTDYGVLQINSRWWCDDGRTPRAKNLCGISCSALMRSDITETVKCAKRIVSDGNGMNAWVAWRNRCKGTDVSQWIRGCRL